A single window of Nicotiana tomentosiformis chromosome 1, ASM39032v3, whole genome shotgun sequence DNA harbors:
- the LOC104104217 gene encoding fatty acid amide hydrolase-like: MGKKQVMVPVNEVDLTVVKYVPEKFEAPHLTGFWFKLFVKVMEAPLITSHLKQKNGMTEILKKTVIPEVPMFIP, translated from the exons ATGGGGAAAAAGCAAGTAATGGTGCCGGTTAATGAAGTAGACCTCACCGTAGTGAAATATGTGCCggaaaaatttgaag CTCCACATTTGACTGGTTTTTGGTTCAAGTTGTTTGTTAAAGTAATGGAGGCACCCTTAATTACCAGTCACCTGAAGCAGAAGAATGGAATGACTGAG ATTCTCAAGAAAACCGTGATCCCGGAGGTGCCCATGTTCATTCCCTAG
- the LOC104104218 gene encoding uncharacterized protein, whose amino-acid sequence MALSISRRLLRSLNSLGRLGSPLSASDGKGHILGVDVACVESSVFRKDESFFLSCRRYSTSIMTPDSSDGSFPSYLLTKKCVSTPEREIGLHQDLVIPVMNFLNEDKGFMCLAGDVFDVPIRKDIIHRVVRWQLAKRQQGTHSTKTISEVSGTGRKPWRQKGTGRARHGTLRGAQFRGGATMHGPKPRSHAIQLNKKVRRLGLKIALSARAAEGKLMVFEDLEISSHKTKNIVNYFNQLENTKKLLLVDGGPISEKLKLATQNLHYVNVLPSIGLNVYSILLHDTLVMSRDAVNRIVERMHTPINR is encoded by the exons ATGGCTTTGTCCATTTCAAGGAGGCTTTTGCGTTCTCTAAATTCACTTGGTCGCTTGGGTTCTCCACTTTCTGCTTCTGATG GGAAGGGTCATATTCTTGGTGTTGATGTGGCTTGTGTGGAATCTTCTGTCTTCAGAAAG GACGAATCATTCTTCCTCTCTTGTCGAAGATATTCAACTTCCATCATGACCCCTGATTCCAGTGACGGTTCATTTCCTTCATATCTATTAACTAAGAAATGTGTCTCAACTCCAGAGCGTGAGATAG GGCTCCATCAGGACCTGGTCATTCCAGTAATGAACTTTCTTAATGAAGACAAAGGTTTTATGTGTTTGGCTGGGGATGTTTTTGATGTCCCAATTAGGAAAGATATTATTCATCGTGTTGTGAGATGGCAGCTAGCAAAACGACAGCAG GGAACCCATTCAACTAAAACTATTAGTGAAGTTAGTGGGACTGGTAGAAAACCGTGGAGGCAGAAGGGCACAGGACGAGCGAGGCACGGAACACTGCGTGGTGCTCAG TTTCGAGGTGGTGCAACTATGCACGGTCCAAAGCCACGAAGTCACGCAATCCAACTGAATAAGAAGGTCCGGCGCCTAGGATTGAAGATTGCACTATCAGCTCGTGCAGCTGAAGGGAAG CTTATGGTTTTTGAGGATTTAGAGATTTCTTCGCACAAAACAAAAAACATAGTGAACTATTTCAACCAATTGGAGAATACCAAGAAGCTTCTGCTGGTGGATGGTGGCCCAATCAGTGAAAAGCTAAAGTTGGCTACTCAAAATTTACATTATGTCAACGTGTTGCCTTCAATT GGTCTAAATGTGTACAGTATTTTGCTACATGACACGTTAGTCATGTCCCGTGATGCAGTGAATAGGATAGTTGAGAGGATGCATACTCCAATCAATCGCTAA